Part of the Antennarius striatus isolate MH-2024 chromosome 6, ASM4005453v1, whole genome shotgun sequence genome, GTTACTGGATTTTTTTAATAGACATACATTTGACCTGGGTGGAAGAGGATTTTAATTAGATAAGCACTAAATTGCACAGATGCGGAATTTAccagaattttttaaataaagaaatcaagCTCTGCGCATTATTCCCaaggaattaaattaaaatgttaaataaaaaaaaaccctagtcatagcagaatttttaaaagacagttttaaaaaatccttGATCCATCTTTTTATCTGGAATCTTATGAAAAATTTAATCAAGTCAGTTCTGGCCAGAAATCTATCCTACCAACAAATTTGAAGGATCTTTTTGAGTAGTTTTTGTTAGTAATATCAAATAACTAAATTCAAGTAATCTGCTAAAGCAAAGCATAAAATGTCATCATGCGAAAAACTTGTCAAGTCGAATTTCTTTCAGAAATCATGAAAGAAACGGTTCCtttgaaacattaaaatgaattttgcCTCAAAGGGCTACAATGAGGCATTGCTTTTCGTGAGAAAAGCTGGGAAAATAATTACATGACTATCAAAATCCCTAtctaaaaacaacagaacaccaTGAGAGAAATGGAACATGTGTCCTTGAACCTTATTACACTCCCGCGCATGCGCCCCAGAGCTCCCAGTGATCTGGCTAATCTGTTATCTTTagcccctcctctccctcagctTAAACAACCCAGTCAGTTTACAGCGTGATGGGCAATGAACCGCTTTTGAGGGACTTGTTCCTAAGAACCAATGCTTGGTTCGTCCTACAATCACTTGCAGGCTTCTTCATTAGGCCTTCAAGGCAACTACTGCAGTCATTTATATAAAACCCAAGCGTTACTATGCCATCCAACACAATTTCAAGTAGATCCATGGTCAAGTTTCCTATTTTTATTACTTAACACACACcggaaacattttcaacaaggCCTCGGTAAAGGGAAAAATCAACAATGGAGGATTATCTGACCACTTCTTCACATATTTCTACATGTTTCATACATTCAAAGACACACCGGCCTAATTGATATTCTGAGCTCACACAAAAAATAGCTCACTATTAATTTTGATAGCAAGTAATTTGTGAATGACCGATAATAAAGCGTCCCATATGCCGGTTCCTACACACACAGCGTCACCTGTGGATGACGCACGTTAATCAGAACACATTGTACTTCCCCCTCTGCGCTCCTATGATTCTTTGGGGAAAATAATTGTCGTCATGAAAGACTCAAAAATCACCGCAGCTAACTACTTACCACCGAAAAAACACCCATCCGCTTGTCCAACTTCATTTGAATTTGCATGCATCGCACAAACAGGCATTACTAATGCATCGACATTGTGGTAACATCTGGTGTGCAAAACATTTTGACTGTAGCTAAGAGAGCAGATGAAAACCTACAACATCTGTTTCTCGGTTACAGTTTTGATGAGAATCGAAAAACACCCCCCCAATGTATGAAACAGTGCGGAATTAATACTGGTGGTTTCTGCTATTAGCattgctttattatttttttttgcaatgtaGTGTTCGACAAAGGTATAGAGTGGACAAACCCATGCTAAAGAAAAAAGTAAGGCTTTAGAATGTGTAATGGCATGAAACACTTTCGATCGATtggttagttttttttaactaaacatcttccacattttatttcatgtgacAGTTCTGATAAAAAccccaaatgtttttatttttatttttatttttttatggcaGCCAGCCTTACACGACGCAACAGCTGGTAAACGTGATGCACACTGAGCTAACACTTTCGTTGCCTTAAATTTTCCAAAGTTCAACCAAAACAGCTGACATTTAAAACCTACCGGGGTGCTGATAGTAGGGTTAGTAAAATGAAGGAGACCTACCGTACCAACAATTGCATAGGCAAACGTTAGCAGAAAACCTGTAGTGTGTGCTTGGAACTGTCGTAGTCTAATTGTAATCTCAATGTTTACAAGGCATTGGAAAAACgaaagacaactttatataaATGCTCTGAAGAGATGAAGTTGAAACACGGTAACGCTAAGACTGTCAGGAACACAAGTGTGTTAACCGCTATTGCAAATAGCGCAGCTTATGTTACTCACTCAGTCGACACGGCAGCAGTCTTGATTGGCACGTATATCAGGGATGATTCCTTACAGCTCTTCCTAAAATGTTTAGCGTAAGCAATGCACAACCTGCAACACCTGAGTCGGACAACTTGCTAACTACCTAATAAACACCATAACGTGACATCGCTAACGCTAAGCTATCTGATGCTATCTGGCTAATAGTTAGCAAGAGGATGTGCTTTCCTCGTTATATGTTAGACAATCGCTCACACTGACGATACCGAAAGCAGATCGAAGTAAGCAACTATAAAGCGACAGTGACGATGTTAAGTATCGATAAAGTTAGCTCTATTGACACTTTTATCGAAATAACTTTCCTCCCGACCCTGCTTCTCGCTTAAAAGTAAGGAATTTCTCCATCGCTTACAGGGCTGTGTGCGCATGCGTAAAACAGGAAATCATGGCGAATCCCAAATTCCACGCCAGCTTTCGGAAATCTTTATGATAGTAACAATTCTGAACTAATTATTAACGTGTGTTATTCGAATCCTGTGTGCCTTGAGGTTTTAATTTCTAAGGAGGCCCTGCAGTTGACATGTCTATGATCGGTTTGTCCATCAAGTTAATTGCACTGAATTATGTCaatcaaaatgactttttttttcatctctctaTTTTTGCGAGGCTATGGTGTTTTGCACAAAGTTTAGACTTACGTATACTTTTTTTGACAACTACCTTTACATACTGGTACGCTGCACAAATGTACAATTTATGGTACAATAAAAAAGTTAAAGGTGCCGAATTTAATAATCATGAGTAAATAAACAGACTTGAGGTTTCAGTTTCACGCTCGTCTCACCAAAGAAACCATCACACTGTCATTAATTTTACTTTCGTTTCAGACgctggtataaaaaaaaaaaacccacacccAAAGGCgttttggtttttaatttttgttgttgtgtaagTCAATATAAAATCAGAAtgacatgtaaataaaaacccAGACCggatgtgatcatgtgactccaAAACAATAGCGCTCAATGTGGTTGCAGTTCCCTCGTCTGAACTGCAGACCGTCTGTGGTGCGGAGCGCTTCACCACGAGAACAGTGGGTATAGTGTTGTGTGAAACACGGATCACACGATCACCAGGACACTGAACAACCTGTCATTAGAATATTGGACATTCGATTGTATGGCGCAGCAACAGTCCGACATCTGCATTTTGGCGCTCTTGTTTTTTACCCAAATAGCCATATCCGGTCTATGGAAACGAAATAAAATCACAACTTTGTGTTTTCAAGTCTTTATTCAAAGCAGAGAGGAAGGGAAATTCTTTTACTTACGAAAAGTATTATTATTGCATTATTAggaaatattttgtattatttgtttGCTATTTTAAAACGACGAACACAATTTCTACTTGTtgtcctttcttttcctcttcttttttgaaACTGTCGATCTTGCCAGATTTGATATTACTTACCCACCAGAAGATTTCTTGAGAACTTTCCAAGATCGATCCAGTTTAACACAGTAGAAGAATATTATGAGTTGGACACATTACTCTTGACTAGTctgttaatatttttcattttattttttatcattttggaGACAGTGAATGATAAATCCGCGTCTGTACCGTTATATTATTGAAAAGATTCTTCTTCAACTCAAGAtcacacaaaataacacatagacacacacgcacacacaaacacatagatACACAGGCATCAAATGAGGGTTGGTAAAGCTTTATTGACAGCCATAAGAGAAATGTTATATGTTATAGATGTTAGATGTTATACTGTATAAACGCAACCCCAAGGAAAGTTATGGCTCCACCTGGTGGACTGGATAAAGACATAACCTACTGTACTGTTCACATTAATGTATTTGTTAACTTCAATTAAATATTGTGAGCATAGGCCTATATCCTGATTACTTTGGAGAATGACATTAGTTGATCGGTGTGTTATCcattttaaatttatgtaaCAGTTTTCGCTGCAGTGGGAAGTATTAATAGTCTGTAATTAAAGGAGttcaacatttaatttttaaataatcgTCAGATGTCTTTGCCTATAAGTTCCATGATGTTATACTCAATAAATAATCATAGATTTCAAAATTTCTCCAAACACACTAATTTCTCAATAATcacttgaacttttttttattgtcttacTGAACAACAAGCCAATCGTAAGTGTGACTTATTGGATGGAAAACCTAACCAAAATCACTtcgctatttatttatttttttgatggactggatacatttttaatgtttcatcgttaaaataaatatttaaaaatctaaCATAGCATGTTTTTATAGCCACCACAATGTACAATACTTCTAAAGTATTGAAAACTAGGAATTGGGTGAAAAAATATTGTCCCCAAATGAAAGCTCTATTTCCGAAGTTCCTCGAACGCCCCGCGCAATTACAGGAAGGGAAGTGGTTCAATGTGTTTTCACTTGTCGGTGTTGCACGATGAAAGCTAGCTGCAGCAACTGATAAGAATCTCACTTCACACCAGACTTCTGAAATGACCCCACCATCAACTTAActtcaaaaatatgtttgcggaaatgtttttaatgtttcagtGTACACAGAGAAGACAACGTCATCGACGACGAAACACAAACGTTAGCTAGAGCAACAGCAACGTCACGGTAAGTATCAACAAGAACTCTTGCATTAGCATGATCAAAATGTGATCATTTTACAGCAATGCTAAGTCCTTGGTTCACCCGTGTAGCTGTTAGCTTGTGCGACCAGGCTTTGGTTTTCACAGTGTAACATGgcatacatgttttgcatattttGTTTCTTCGTTGGCTTTCATTCAGTGTTTGATATCTCAGCAGCGGTAATGTGCGGGTGAGGACAGATAGGTTTCATGAGGTCATACAATTATTCTCTAGAGTTAATGTTGTTTAAGCTAATTTACAACacagtgttttcatttcatggaGTATTGACATATTGATCGTAAGTCATGCTCATACTTCGTCATTGAATACAAGACCACAAGCAACTGATATTAGTGTAGTTTGTGTGGGATAGTCGTACTGTAGCTAAGATGATGTAGAAGAATACTGACATTGATTGGCCATTTTACTGGATTAATATATGATGTCTTAGAAAATATTTACAGGTGACATAACTCACCGGAAGTTGTGCCCTGTTGCTGTCTGACAGACGGGTAAACTTTCGCacaatatgtttttcttttgtgtgtgtgaatttgttgCTGATGACTGGGGAGTGCTTACTTTACAAGGACTTTGTTTTGAGTTttcgttttttaaaaataactacagtactactattaaaacacacacacacacacacacacacacacacacacacacacacacacacacacacacacgacagcaATAACTGCAACAGGTCCTAATTtaacatgtctgtctgtctgtatctgtctgtatctgcctgtctgtctctatctgtctctatctatctatctatctatctatctatctatctatctatctatctatctatctatctatctatctatctatctatctatctatctattaatcatccatccatgtatctactctatttgtgtgtgtgtgtgtgtgtgtgtgtgtgtgtgtgtgtgtgtgtgtgtgtgtgtgtattaccaTACTACATTACGTTACTAGGGAACCGTACAGTGGATCGTCAACATcgacagctgactctggctgttgttgatGGATGTGCTTAAAAAATTGGATGAGGGTtctttgaagtgttttcttcttctcctcaagatTAAGTTATAAGGAGCAAAAACTTGCTCTTTGTAAACTAAGACAATTTTGTGAATCACAAGTGAtgcttaacggtagatattggaactatatgtacatattttaatatattatttattcctATTTATTGAACAGTAAGATAATATTGTGACAACCTGTGTTAATGCAGACTGTTATTGTGATGTTGCCCTGAGAGGTAGGCTGTGCATGTGTTGTGCTGTGGATACGTTGTGGGGACTTGGGAAAAGGGAACTGGCAAATGAGTTGGTGACAAGCGAGAGTTGTCTGTTTTCAGAGTTCCTGTGTGAAGAGATTACTAAAGCCTAATAAACCCTGTGTCAGCTCCATCACTACTTcagttatatatatacacacacagatgctcccCGAGATACGAAGAtccgacttacaaacattttttgataCGAACAACCACTGACTGATGTCTGAAAGTTCATCAAATGCTACATTGCATTCGTATTTTGAACTGTGTGCCACATCCAAAGTTACCCTTTCTACTTCAACCCCGTCAAGCAGCGCTGCTTCATACATGCACCTCCAAAACTCATCTCCTAAGTCTCATCCAGTTTGTTTTTGCAGTtataaaaaagatttaaattgaATATATATCAACTTataaacaattcagcttacaaacagccCCTAAGAAACTATTGTGCTCAGAAGTTGgggacttcctgtctgtataTTAACATTCTTTGATATCTTCTCTTTATCATTTCACAGCTGAGTATCATGCTGGACGTGGGGAAGTGGCCAGTGTTTGCACTCCTTCCTCCTGAGGAACTAAGGCTTATCCGGCAGGCTTGTGTCTTTGGCAGTGCAGCAAATGAAGCCATCTATGTAACCGTCAATGACGAGGTAAAGGTTCAGAAAGGTGGAtttaatcatctttttttttttacattaagctGTGGCAAGTCTTAATTGCTTGTCTTACATTATATTATGCTATGTTGTATGTGGAAGCGACAGAAAAATTATTCAAGCTTCTCAGTCTCCAGCTGACACAGGATGAACTTCCATGCACAGGGATAAGCAGATAAAATAGGACTATCTTTAGCTAATACCCAAGCAAGCTCCATTTTTATCCTGTAGGGAGGTGTAGACCATACTTTGTTTTGGCACACAAGCTCAtgtgttgttttgctgtgaCTTTAACAGTTTCAATTTAGAGGAAGTCAACTGcgtaaaatattttcaatatttcacTGAAAATAATGTGGTGCATGATGTTCCTCCTTCCATTCATGTGtaccatattttatgtttttatatcatATACATTATGGTAATGTTAAATGTAAaggtatttttaaattataatttccCTTACATTTTTGGATAAATTTAATGTGAAGAGCACTTGATTGTCGTAACCATTCAACATTGTGAAGGACATCCCTCTTTTCTGAAATTTGATGTGTCTTCATTTTGACAATAATCAGCATGAGCAATGATTAAAATATCAGGGTACAGGACGGCGGAGCATGAAATGGaaagaatttatttaaatttacaatgcATGACTTTGTCAGTACTGTATGTCAAATTGTAATGACTCCTCATGACTCCCACAAAGAGTGGGTTTTATCAATTCTCTAAAGTACATCTGATCTGaggtgtttttattcatcatcacACAACGTCAGACTAAAGTAGTGTGCATTAAGACTATTATCATTTCATTTGCAATGTTTGGTCTTTGCAGGTCTTTGCCCTGGGCACCAACTGCAGCGGTTGCTTAGGCCTTGGTGATCTCCAAAGTACTATTCAGCCACGCAGGATTGATGTCTTGTGTGGAAAGAAGATTGTATCCCTAAGTTATGGAACGGGACCTCATGTTGCTATTGTCACTGCAGGTGAGTATTTCAGGACACTAGTTTTTTTCCTGAGGTGAAATTTCCACAAGAGTTGTAGGAATGACACCAGAAACAATTGATACATGCAAAGATTAAAATtatctgggggttttttttttgtcatttttgcccACACATTATCAAAAATAGTcatggtaaaaaataaataattaaaaatatgaatggGGCAGTTTAACAGCATATAGCAATTCTAAACATTGGTTAACTCATAGGGcggcagtgggtagcgctgttgcgcTACTTTTTATCTGTTATTGTTGATAAAATGTAAACCAGTGAGACAACCTGAATGAAAGTCTGCTGGCTTCTATTAAGATGGAGAGGTGTTTTCTTGGGGCCACAATGGCTACAGTCAGCTGGGAAATGGAACCACCAATCACGGACTGACCCCTGCTCTTGTGTCTACCAACCTACTTAACAAGAGAGTGAAGGACGTGGCCTGTGGTTCCCACCACACTATTGCCTTGACAACCGATGGAGAGGTAACATGTCCTcagttgtgtgtcttttttaGTTTCTGTGTTTCCCCTCTGCACTTAGTTACCCAATTAAAATGTATCCCTGCTCAGGTGTATGCATGGGGCTACAACAACTCAGGCCAAGTAGGCTCGGGATCCACTGCCAACCAGCCCACACCCCGCCGAGTCAGCAGCTGTTTGCAGAACAAAGTGGTGGTTAACATAGCATGTGGTCAGCTCTGTTCTATGGCTGTGCTTGACAGTGGAGAGGTGAGAGGGTCACACTAGCCTGAAGATATGTGGCATGAGCAAGTGAAATGGTTGTACTTCAGTTGCTTTAGCAAAGCAAATGTTGATCATACCTTAAGAAAATTATATGAATTAATCTGTTTGTACATGAGTCATTACTAAACacgtttttcatttgtttttttttaagaaaagtaGAGATTTTCTTTCTCCAAGTATCCAAAAGTTTTCCTGATTGAGAACATTATATTCCACTGTGACCATATGCATGCTTAAgtttatgttttatatatatataattattttattgcgTTTTgaagtacagtgatacctctacttacgaatgtctctacttacgaaattttatactgacgaaatttctcagcaggaaaatattacctctacttacgaaagaaatttcgacttacgtaatgtaaaaacacagtgttggctgatactcgaatctcccacaagttcctgaacgcaacattctcatagctgctctgccattggctattacctattacgtatattcctggcatcccattggctaagagggatgccactccacctctgtgtggcgctagatcggtgcttatgcagtgtcttcggcattcggcactcaacccttgaggtagtctgatagttttgcgcaaatataataactttttgaggacgtattcgctatggaccccaagaaagtgacggagaaaagaggaaaagaaaagacgaagaaaagagttttttttgtccatacaaacaaagcaaaagatcatagaaaagcatgcgaaagggatgcgtttggttgatctcgccaaagaatatggctgtaatgcatctacagtcgccacgttattaaaacaaaaggacgtttaaggCATCCCGTAGGTGGTTGGAGAAggtcaaaaggaggactggaattcactctgttgttcggcatggtgagataggagcgcatgaacaaaagagggcaaaaaacaatggggacagctgttaaaaggtaaatgaccatcattattattcttgattgtttgttttttacgttatgcacaactcatttattgtgtaaatatcgtaaaatgtatttattacatgttttgatgcatttttatgctttataaaacatgtcggaaatttgtgggcttggaacggattagggcatttgcatggaaaacgcgtctctacttgcgtaatttttctatttatgtaatttcttccggaaccaataaatttcgtaagtagaggtaccactgtattggcAAAAGAAGGTAGGGAAAACAAATTTGAAGATAAtgcaaattcattttttttgtataataaTATGACATATTTGGATGTAAAAGCTAATATGATGAGTTAAACCACTGGCTGTGAATATACATTCTGTATTCATGGTCTGAAACTGTCCCTTATTTATAGATTTATGGTTGGGGCTACAATTGCAATGGACAACTTGGTTTGGGCAACAATGGCAATCAGCAGACTCCATGTAGAATTGCTGCTCTCCAAGGTGTCAACATTGTGCAGGTAGCAGTCCAGACAACAAGTACCGGTAACCTCATAAAGCTCTGTTTTTTGCTGTGCTCAATGCTTTTCTTCCATTTACAGGTTGCCTGTGGATACGCTCATACGTTAGCACTTACAGATGAGGGGTTTGTTTATGCCTGGGGAGCCAACTCGTATGGCCAGTTGGGAACAGGCAATAAGAGCAACCAAGCTCTCCCCActcaaataaacacagacaaagAAAGGTTTGTGATGTTTCACCCACTGTCTCAAATGGTTGCAACATTTCATAACCACAGGGTTCACAGGGCTGCTTGACAAAATCCTGAGTGATtgaggtttttattttggttctgaAAGCATGTAGACTCAACCATATATCTTAttgtcaaaatgcaaaaaaatgctTCCATTTTTCAGTGATATGAGGTCATCATTAAGTCTTTGCAATATTAAGTCTTATTTCATTATCACTCTCTGCATCAGAAAGCAGCCATTAGTTTTAGTGCTGTGAGATTCAagttgtgtatttgtctgtaGGATGGTGGAGGTGGCTGCATGTCACACCAGTCACACATCAGCAGCCAAGACGCAGAGTGGTCAGGTTCTGATGTGGGGTCAGTGTCGAGGTCAGGCTGTCGCCAGCCCCCACCTCACCCATTTCAGCAGCACAGACGATGTGTTTGCTTGCTTTGCCACACCGGCGGTCACGTGGCACCTCCT contains:
- the rcbtb2 gene encoding RCC1 and BTB domain-containing protein 2 isoform X1; the protein is MLDVGKWPVFALLPPEELRLIRQACVFGSAANEAIYVTVNDEVFALGTNCSGCLGLGDLQSTIQPRRIDVLCGKKIVSLSYGTGPHVAIVTADGEVFSWGHNGYSQLGNGTTNHGLTPALVSTNLLNKRVKDVACGSHHTIALTTDGEVYAWGYNNSGQVGSGSTANQPTPRRVSSCLQNKVVVNIACGQLCSMAVLDSGEIYGWGYNCNGQLGLGNNGNQQTPCRIAALQGVNIVQVAVQTTSTGNLIKLCFLLCSMLFFHLQVACGYAHTLALTDEGFVYAWGANSYGQLGTGNKSNQALPTQINTDKERMVEVAACHTSHTSAAKTQSGQVLMWGQCRGQAVASPHLTHFSSTDDVFACFATPAVTWHLLSVDCDDYLTVAQSLKKEFDSPEISDLKFLVDGKSIHVHKALLKIRCEHFRALLNEMDGDAIEIQQFSYLVYRAFLEYLYTDTINLPPEDAIGLLDLATFYRETRLKRLCQETIKRGISEENAITLLSAAVKYEARDLEEFCFKFCVNHLTAVTQTQGFADMDHDLLKNFISKASRHGAFKN
- the rcbtb2 gene encoding RCC1 and BTB domain-containing protein 2 isoform X2 produces the protein MLDVGKWPVFALLPPEELRLIRQACVFGSAANEAIYVTVNDEVFALGTNCSGCLGLGDLQSTIQPRRIDVLCGKKIVSLSYGTGPHVAIVTADGEVFSWGHNGYSQLGNGTTNHGLTPALVSTNLLNKRVKDVACGSHHTIALTTDGEVYAWGYNNSGQVGSGSTANQPTPRRVSSCLQNKVVVNIACGQLCSMAVLDSGEIYGWGYNCNGQLGLGNNGNQQTPCRIAALQGVNIVQVACGYAHTLALTDEGFVYAWGANSYGQLGTGNKSNQALPTQINTDKERMVEVAACHTSHTSAAKTQSGQVLMWGQCRGQAVASPHLTHFSSTDDVFACFATPAVTWHLLSVDCDDYLTVAQSLKKEFDSPEISDLKFLVDGKSIHVHKALLKIRCEHFRALLNEMDGDAIEIQQFSYLVYRAFLEYLYTDTINLPPEDAIGLLDLATFYRETRLKRLCQETIKRGISEENAITLLSAAVKYEARDLEEFCFKFCVNHLTAVTQTQGFADMDHDLLKNFISKASRHGAFKN